The window GCCACATTCCTGACCCTGCGGGTCGTGGTCAACTGGATGGACAAATCTCTTCTGCTGCTGCCCCCCGCCTACCGGCCTGAGGCATTCTTGCCTTTCAAGGTACCAGGCCTGGGAGCAATTCTGGTTTTCGTTATCGTACTGACAACCGGGATACTGGTACGCAACCTTCTGGGACGCAAACTGGTGGCCCTGTGGGATGCCATAGTGGACCGCATCCCCTTTGTGAGCAATTTTTACAAGGCCGTGAAACAACTGGCGGAGACCATTTTTCACGGCCCCGTGCGGGACTTCAAACGGGTGGTGCTCATTGAATACCCGCGCAAGGGTCTGTTTACGCTAGGCTTCGTTACCGGCGTAGCAGTGGGAGAAATACAGCAGAAGACGGAAAAGAAGGTCTTGAACGTCTTTGTCGCCACCACTCCCAACCCTACTTCCGGCTTTTATCTGATGGTGCCTGAAGAGGAAATCATCCCACTTGAGATGAGTGTGGAAGACGCCTTCAAGGTGCTGATATCCGGCGGCATTCTCAATCCGGATGCAGCCGCAGGCAAGAAGAAATCTCAAGCGACAACTAACGCGGAAACCGCTCAGGAGGACTCCCCGCAATGATGATCAACAACAAGGGCAAGTACCACTTCACGTCCGAATCCGTTACCGAAGGCCATCCCGACAAGGTTGCAGACGCCATTTCCGATGCAGTTCTTGATACTCTTCTTGAGCAGGATCCTGACTCCCGCGTTGCATGCGAAACCCTGGTAACCACCGGCATGGCAATCATCGCCGGCGAAATCACCACCAAGGGTTACGCCGACCTGCCGCAGGTTGTTCGCGACACCATCCGTGAAATCGGCTACACCAGCTCCGACATGGGCTTTGACTGCGACACCTGCG is drawn from Desulfovibrio mangrovi and contains these coding sequences:
- a CDS encoding DUF502 domain-containing protein — its product is MPHSTQEPKGLLSAIKRFFRVNLIAGILFLIPLVATFLTLRVVVNWMDKSLLLLPPAYRPEAFLPFKVPGLGAILVFVIVLTTGILVRNLLGRKLVALWDAIVDRIPFVSNFYKAVKQLAETIFHGPVRDFKRVVLIEYPRKGLFTLGFVTGVAVGEIQQKTEKKVLNVFVATTPNPTSGFYLMVPEEEIIPLEMSVEDAFKVLISGGILNPDAAAGKKKSQATTNAETAQEDSPQ